The Glycine soja cultivar W05 chromosome 19, ASM419377v2, whole genome shotgun sequence genomic sequence ATTCGCTTACATACAAGTTCTTAAAAGAtgaacaaataaattttgtcaTCGAATGTGTAAAAATGACAACATAATGTCTTTGCTGATGTGATAAGTAATGATTCAAATATCATGAGAAAAGATTATTTATTGGATAAGTAATTAGATTGATACTCTCAAATCTTACACGAATACCCCTTACAAGAAGAATGAATGTAATGgttaaaaaagtaagaaatatttgtataattacacaaaatctcataaaatattactataatttacttttaattttttttatccaatataacctttaatcaatatatatgttATAGGCTTCTTTGTTatacaaatgaaaattatatcattaataacttaaaaaaattccaaatattattaatactaataatattatttaaatctcttaaaaaaataatattatctaaaTCATATGTTTACCTATTAAATAATCTGTGTTTGTTCATTAAAGTAAAATCATCATactctttaatatttaatttatttttaaattaaatcatatgttcacctattaaataatatatgtttgtTGTTCATTATTAGTAAGATCAGTATTgaattatacaaataataataggatagtgaaataaaatgaaaaaaatatataaaccccGTAGCTTAGCTGTTCGCTGTTTGTTCTTGTGTGCTACTAATCACTCTATTGAATTATcgtatataaaagaataaaatgatgggataaaatatatttttaaaagaattaatgggAAGAAAGGAATCGTCTGTtggcatttattattattttttaaaagatgaagagaatgactacaattaatttataatgtaGTCTTATTTCAAAAAGAAGGTTGATATTAGAGAGTGTGTAACTGCTATGCATAAATAAGTATTGAAAGGTAAAATCATTCAAGAAAGTACCACTATTTCAGAGAAAACTAAAATAggccaaaaaatataaattaaaaattgatattgcCTTCAATTAGTTTTCACTATTTCAGAGAAAACTAAAATAggccaaaaaatataaattaaaaattgatattgcCTTCAATTAGCTTTATAGATTTTATAGAGCTgtttttatagattttatagAGCTGTTTTTATAGATCTTTTATCATCATGttatttgtttactttttttttaccaaatcatcatcatattatttataggATTAATTAACATATACCTATTTTTACGTAGAAAGAATATATTAGTaaattatatcttaaaatacaTGTAAgatataattgttaatttatcttttctaaaaataaaataaaatagaaagtgTATGTTAATAAATTTTGGTGGTATTTACTGATATACACCTACTTAATTTATAGAAAAActacattaataaattataacaatgattttttaacatatttaaaatgtAACATTCTTAAAGAATGAGTGGATGTATATTACTGTATAACGAATTTCATTATTTatcttgatatattttttattataatattgatatgaaatatttattaattttattaatggttaatctttagtaaaaattaattaattatctttaataaaatttctttttgtaatattttttcccATCTAACTCAACATTGAATCGTTTGATTCGGATCAACAACTATCTGTCTGTATAGAATGGATGTAAATAATGGAGTAGTTTTTTGATGTATAATtcgaaatatatatttaatccaTTTGAAAAACTACTAGAAACACAATACTTAATGATAATAATGAATAAACTTCAAAGTTGAAAGTCTACAACTGgtcaataaaaatacaaaaaagagaaaaagtccAATAAATCCCAAACCAATAAAGAAAGATCACAAAAACATTTGGAGAAAACGCCAAACCAGCCACCAGCATCCAGCGCAAAGCTGCATGTATCTATTCATCATCCCCATCCACGCGCCAAGGGACATCGATTTCAATTCAACCACCGTCACAAATTCACcatttttccttccccttaaACCCTAATCGATCCCAATCTCAATCAAATTATTCACCTTGATTCCATCCCAGAAAAAAAGACACAAAGAAACAGATTAAGATTAAGGTGAATTAcaacttgtttcttataaatagaAACGGAATAGGAACGGAGGAGGTAGTATTTGTTTCAGATTCATTCCCGTttccagaaaaagaaaataaaacataattttgagagatagaaagaaataaattaagaaaggaAGAGAGTGTTGTGTTACTGTGGAgtgagaggagagagagaaatgcCAAGTGTGGCTGTGAAGCTCTACAGCGTGTTCTTCAAGTTCCTCTTGAAGCACCGTCTGCACAACCGAATCCAAACCACTTCCGAACCCTCCGACCCGTTCGGCGTCACGACCCGACCCGAAGAATCCGTCGCTCCAGCGAACCCTTCCTTCTCCGACGGCGTCGCCACTAAAGACATCCACATCGACCCCTTAACCTCTCTCTCCATCCGAATCTTCCTTCCCGAATCCGCCCTCACCCCTCCCGAGCCTCACTCCAACCCTAGGTCCGATCCCCTGCCTCGATCCGCGCGTGCCGACCCCGTTTCGCGGCGGAGTAGCTACGGGCCGCCGCTCCGGGAGGAGCACCGGAGCAGCAGCTTTGGAGGGAGCTCCGGCGTGGAGGGGTTGAACCTGATGTCGGATGGGGTGTACCGGGGGTACGCGCCGGGGAAGCGGGGGGAGCGGCGGAGGCTGCCGGTGATGCTGCAGTTCCACGGTGGCGGGTGGGTGAGCGGCGGGAGCGATTCGGTGGCGAACGACGCGTTCTGCCGGCGGATCGCGAAGGTGTGCGAcgtggtggtggtggcggtggGGTACCGGCTGGCGCCGGAGAACCGGTACCCGGCGGCGTTCGAGGACGGCGTGAAGGTGCTGAATTGGCTGGCGAAGCAGGCGAATTTGGCGGAGTGTAGCAAGTCGATGGTGGGTGGGAAGAGTGGAGGGCATAATGTTGGTGGGGAGTTTAAGAAATCGGATTCGCATAAGCATATTGTTGATTCATTTGGGGCTTCTATGGTTGAGCCTTGGTTGGCTGCTCATGCTGATCCTTCAAGGTTGTTACTATTTTCTGATGATTGTGTTTTATTAATGTGTTGGTTATTTTGATTCTGTCTGATTGAGGATTTCAGAATTTAGGttgaagtttgatcttttaCGAACTTGTGCTTGACTTGTCATTGAACtgcattttgttgttgttttctgtatgtgtgtgtatgtggaTACAGTTATATGCATTGGctcttttatatatagttaGTGGTTCACTAGAGAGTGTGGAGTAAGGTAGGTCCAAGGTTTTGAATTGCTGTTATAGTTTCGCCATGATCCTTGATATTGTGGGAAGTTGGGGAGTTTTACGTTATATGGCTGATGTGGCTGCAATTGCCGTTGCAGAAAACCCAAAAACATTGATGTTGTGGTTGCAGTTATGGTTGTGGACTGTTTATAAAACCTTTGGTATGTCAAGGGATGCTTGAGTTGGGATTTGGGAAGGGAGAGTTTACAAATGAAAGTAGGTAGGGACTAGTGAGTAACTGAGTATCAATCGGCTTATGGTTTTGATTGATGCAAGTCTAAGCTGAAATCCAAATTGTGTATTGATTACTTGGTCGCATTggatttgaattaatatatggTCCGGTAAACAACTAGCACTCCACATGAGAGTTAGCTTGAGACATTGTTTGATAAGGTCACGCTTCATAGATTTGGGGAAAAGAATTGTtacttgttttgtgtttttgtgGATTTACTAATTTCAATCTCGAGTGCGGTCTATGTCTGACTTGTGCTAAAATCACATTTTGGTACATTTTCTGGTTTCAACATATGGATCTGgttcatatttgaggttgggATTCTAAGTTGTCATCAGTCAGACTAGAGAGAATGGATTTCTCTAATATTGTTTATATTAGCATTATCTAAATGTGATTTTGCTGAATGATACTGTTTTCTTTCCCCCTTTGGAATTTGTACTTAGATCAGTGATAACTTATTCaacaaaatatacatattatgaaAAGTACAAACGTATTGCAAGAGAGGCAATAAAGTGATGACTGATGATGGCATGCAAGATATTTGTCTAGTGGAGAGATTACTTGTTGGCTGGCAAAAATCATTCTGCACTACTGTTTAGGGAATCAGAAGcttttgtgtataaaagaagtgGACTAGTGGACCTGTAGTGCCTAAGCAACATTTTGTGAATGTTTTTCTTCTaggatttctttcattctttctttctatctGATGGTTTGTTTACTATATTTGTTATTGTCGATATCGAATTTCAGTTTTCCCACAATGTTGGGGGGAGTCTTGTGCACTAGGGCACCCTTCTATTCTAATCTTTCAGTTGTCTGCCACCCTATCTCAACTATCTTTTCCATACTAAATGGATTTTTTGTATGTTTTCCTTTAACAAAATTCTATATTTGATCCATGAAGCTTGGTTAGGGAATCTTTAACAACATTTatagttttatacacaaataccataatttttttcttcacaatAATTCTTTTCAGACAATAAAGCACTCTTTATCTGAAGGCATATTCGGCTATTGTTAAAAGTAATAGGGTGAATTGAGAAAATGATTGTTTGACAAAATATGTAGCTATTATCTCCTCTGGGCATGGTGGGAACATACTGGGATACAATGCCTTTCCAAAAGGAAAAATCCTAGTACACTCTCAAAAATAATCTTGTAGGTAGTTTTATGACTTTTCAGATACagtttgataatattttatttttgacctGATGGCATGTATGCTTTATGGCTCCATGTATTACATTCATAGTGGAGTGTTGTAATCCTCTTAGGGTACACCTAAAAATCTCTCCTCTTACAGGACCCTGGTAAGTGTGCATTAAAAATTAACAGTTTTTTTAGTACGCTTTTGTATTGTGATCTCATTAACTTCTTCCTTTCATGCTTCCTTTGATTCCAGTTGTAAGATAGTCCTCATGGACTTTCTTGTTCAGTGCTTaaccattttatttctttaatattgAAACAGATGTGTTCTTCTTGGAGCGAGTTGTGGTGCCAATATTGCAGACTACGTGGCACGAAAAGCTGTGGAAGGAGGCAAACTTCTGGACCCTGTCAAGGTGGTAGCACAGGTCCTGATGTATCCatttttcattggaagtgttCCCACACGTTCTGAAATAAAATTGGCAAATTCTTACTTTTATGACAAGGCCATGTGTACGCTTGCCTGGAAACTTTTCCTACCTGAGGAGGAATTTAGTTTGGACCATCCAGCTGCTAATCCCCTTGTCCCAGGCCGGGGTCCTCCTTTAAAGTTGATGCCTCCAACATTGACAGTTGTGGCCGAACATGACTGGATGAGGGATCGTGCCATTGCTTACTCAGAGGAGCTCCGGAAGGTGAATGTTGATGCACCTGTTCTTGAGTATAAGGATGCAGTACATGAATTTGCTACCCTGGACGTCCTTCTGAAAAGCCCTCAGGCCCAGGTTTGTGCTGAGGACATTGCCATATGGGCGAAGAAATATATCTCACTTCGAGGTCATGAATTCTCATATTGAGTAGGATATAGCAGATGATGGTTGACAGGAAGATATTTACCCACCCCAACTACAAAATTAGCTTCAGATCACTCTTTTGCTGCTATTGCATGGGACATGTGATATATTATTTGATTGGTTTTGATTCTTGATAAGGTTTTGGATGTTGACCGGTTCCATGTGCATACCCCCTgccagtttattattttttgtttgtaagaTAGTTGTCTGAGAGAGTAGGATTAGTTGAGCCAGTGAGATGCATTCACCTGCACTTGaccattcttgtgccattttttCCTGTGTATTATGGTGTCCTATTTTTcatgaaaagaatataaaatttaatgaaccATTCTCTTAGCGTGAGTATGTGGTATGCAATTCATTACCCAACATTATGGCCCCCTCCGAAAGGTGTGAGGGAGTGTTCAACAGACCATGCTGACCCTCAGAACCCTTTGTGTTATACTTTTTCATTGATTTTTATTAGCTATGTGGGTTCTATGACTTCTTTCAAGGTACTAATATGCAAAGCAGAACTCTGTCCATTGAGAGCTGGTCTCCATTTTGCCGGGATCTTCATTATCACAAATTCTGTGGAGTCAAACTCTTGGCTAGTTTGGTTTCCCATCTGATTGGGGGAGAATGTGGATAAGAGATGTGAAACTCAGAAGCTATCCATTTAAGCTTGTGCTGTGAATGTGGAAAAGACACAAGTCTGAAACCGTGTTGGCCTCAATATTGGAAGCACTTTGAGGGTAGGGGTAGCCAGACTTTGGTGTATGCTCAGATTGATCATTGTTGGATTTTCTGGGCATATGCTATTGGCCTAAGATAGCTCCTCTGTCGACTGTTCTGCAAACTTAAGTTCGAGGACTTACACGAATATTTGGTTGTGGAAAGTCGTTTTGTTAACTTTAGAGCAGTATTGAAAAACAATCTGAACAAAATTATGTGATATGATAACAAAAAGGTATATTTGGAGCACTTTTCTTGTCAGTGCTGTGATTTCTTAGCTGTACACTGCCTTTACTACGTAAAGGGAAAACACCTAGAAACATTACTATTCATTAAGTGCGTCGAATCATTTCGTTACTTTCAATGCATTACGCATTTGAGAGCGTTTGAGGGGAACAGAagtgattattttcaaattaagttATAAAACATGCACTAAGTTAAGCAGAGAAGTTGTTTGGACGTCAAATTTatactgctttttttttttttttataacacttcaattttatataacatttttgCAAATATTGATTGTGATGTAGCTTATTACTCACACATATTTGTGACTACAcgattgaaataaataaataaataaaaaggctGAAAATTGGCAATGATAACTAGCTCCCATTGTTATGAGCACTATTGGTTAGCCACTTTCTTAGGTAAACGCGTGATTTCTGACTGAAGAGGAAGGTGAGACCTCTCAATCCCGTTTTATTGGAGATAGTTTCGTCTCAGCAACTGCAGTAGTAACTACCAGGTGGAGAACATGTTCACTCgtggaattttattttatttttcctacttgtgagttaaataaaaagtaattcagttttttttttcctttttgatgcATAATCATTCTTGAGATGTGTTTAGATAATTAATGTGAAAATACCATTGTTTTGGGTTAATGAATGTTGAAACATTAAAACATATacgttgaaaagaatgaatttTGGGTTTGAGCTTAGTTTATCTAAATGTAAAAGTTAGTAAGAGCCTATTCTGGTTTTAAACtgtcaattaaaattattagaaagagtagaatagtatttaaaaaatattaaaaaaattaaatatgttcacttttagtaaaaattgtctctttttagtctttcatctataaaaaatatgttgcatgATTTTCATTTGGTTAAAATATCCTTTTAGTACTTTGTTTTTggtaattttagttttagtcttttatgttttaaaattcatgTTTTTGTTCCTTTAAATTTGCATCCTTACCTAAAATGGTCATTTCATCAATTTTTCACAAATACTGTtggtctttttttattttaaaataattaattttaatgtaatagTGATTATTAATTATCACCATGcttaaattagttatttattattatacgtaactaaaataattagtttaaacataaaactaaccacattctttttattaaattgttcgAAATTTTATGATCAAGCTTCATCTCTtccaaaaaatataagaatttgtcacaaataaacaaaatcacaATCTCAGACTTTTTTCAcctaaataatacaaaaaaataaaataattatccaaataatataactcaaaaaatatttacacataatacaaattattgtgCACGATGAGAAATTGGTCTCCAAACCGATTTTTCACCttcgttttattattatttttttcttcaaaatttgcCTTACTAAATTGGTTTTTGGCGAAGCATATCGTTTtgtaaaactgttttttttgttttaattttttagtttactaatttatatatattaatttataaaaaatataatttatctagaataaaatttaagaaaaatccatatatttaaatactcaatataaatataatttagttaaatatatgtgaaaaatgcatatatttaagtgatccaaTTATTTTacctaaacaaattaaataaataaaatatgttcaaTATTTAAGtggtttttttgttatttcctttttaattttattttgtttttttaaatccctatttattttttcctttttaattatctatatttatgtttaaattgtttaaactaaaaataatttgtagttTGAGaaaactttgtatttttttatttcttttaattttatttgtagtttaaaatgaaataaagtgaCTTAAGAGAAAGTGttgttaaaaagtaattttaagatGATATTTCTACTATATTTTAAGATTAGTCTATTAtccaatataaagaaaaattagacttatctaaaaactttaaaataaaataaatctttaaatagattaatagaccaaattaaaattttaaatagattaaatcaaagttaaaaataaaatctataataGATAATAGACCAAACTTAAtctataaaagttattttttaaattagaaaaatatttaagttaatgataaaatatattttattttattttcaaattttaattaaataaaaacatttagcttattaaaaataagtggAGAAAATAGGaatgataataaaaagaaaaaaagaatgtaGCAAACAagcaaaagaagataaaaaatatagcaacaagttgaattgaactaaaatatttaaatttgaaacaatacaacaaaattttaaaaatacaaagaatATGACATAAATTCAACATTGTTGGCTTGAGCCTACATGGTGagaataatttttctttgaatgacCTGGGATGTGACACACGGAACATTGCTTTGGTTGACTTGATTCTCGAATATCCATTTCGGTGTGGATACGAGAGGAGACAGAATAACccttaatactttttttttcttgtctagGTCAGGGCAGATCATTGGCTCATGCCATGATGGCCAATACGCTTCGTTGCAAAATTCTCTGTATACGTTGGAAACACTTTCCAACGTATACAAAAGATGTATGTAATTCATGTACTCATGATGAGCATGCTTACAAGCAATAACAACATGAGAACAAGACATGTACAAATTCTAGAATTTTCCATAGTCACACTATCTTTCATCCAACTTGATTGTGAAATCTCCAACGAACCGAACCTCTCTCGAGTTTATTGTCTCTTGGACCAAGAACCATGTGTCGCGATATTTTGTTTAGCAATTGCGTATAAACTTGGCCAGATGCAAGCATTATTGCggcttctctccctcttttgcTGAACAACGCATTACACCTTAGATATGTTGATTTTACTAGTGCACCTATTGGCAGATTTCTTGATTTATCGAGTACCGAATTCATCAACTCAGCAAGATTGGTGGTCATGTGCCTCCATCGTCGGCCACCATCCAATGCAAGAGTTCATTTTTCTCGCAAAATATCGCTAAGCCAATTAATTGCTTGGTCAACATCTAGTTCCTCCCTCGGAATGTTGTAGTAGTGATTGAACATAGATTTTGTCCTTGCATATGTTAAGTAATTATAAACATACAATTTCAATATTgtgaataatacaaaataaagtGATATTTAATATGAAGAGAAAGAAGTTTGGCGCTCACCCATATTGATAATTAGTTTTTTGATGGCATTGTTCTTGTACTCCTCatgtaattttgtgcaatgtgtcAAATGCAGAACACATGCATAGAATTTTGTCGTCCATCCATTATCACGTCTTGAGTAGATACTTTTTATTGACTCGAGCTTGTCTGAAATCAAACACAAACCATGTTGTGGGTGACAtgccattttaaattttggaggAAGAAAAGCCATGTTCCCATTGATTCACTCCTGGCAACAGCAAAGACTATTGGATGGATTTTATTGTTGCCATCTCGTGCAACTGCCACAAGGAAGATCCCCTTGTACTTACAGTACAACCATTTTCCATCGACCTGAACCACAGTCTTGCAATATTGGAACCCATCGATACATGGTCTGAAGCTCCAAAAAATATGATGGAACATGAATAAACCCTTTAGTGCTTGACCTTGATGTGGTGGCATTGGGCGTGTTTCCTTCTCCACGATCATACCAGGAAGAAATTGTTACATAGCTTAAAAAAATCTCAGTAAATCATGGTACGATATTTCCTAGTTGTCGTAGATGTTTTCAATAACCTTTTGCTTTACCAACCATGCTTTTCGATACATGATGGTGTATCCTTCAGTGCTTTTGATGTGTGCTATCAAGGCTGGTACTGAAGTCAATGGATTGTTTTCAATCAAGTTATGGATGCTTTTACTGATGAGAAAATACGAAAACTTTGCATGATCTTGTGAGATTGACGAATTTGAGCATGTATGGAATTCACAGAGCTTTCTTATTTCCCACTGCTTACTTGCAAGGATGTATGATGCCTTGCACCTCCAAGCACAACTATCTTCATCATAAATGATAATTAGTTTTGTTAGGTTCGATAGTTGTGTCTTATAGTCAGCTCCTTTGTTCATATTATACTACTGCAAAACATGTTGTACTTCTTGTTTTGTCACAAATCACATTCCTTCAAAGAGAGTCTCCATCGgatgttggacttcttcattaTTCAAGCAATgaccatattcaaaatattgagaattggattctttaaaattttgcatGTGTGGTGGTATGTAGTATGGTGGTACGGTTGTGATCGGTGAAACAAGCTCATATTCTTCCTCATCATCTTCCTCCTGGGGTTGATTGTGTAGAACTTCATCTTCATCCTCACTAAAGAGACAAAGTTCTTTGTTAGGTAAGCCAAGCTTTGTTGTAAACTCAGGCTCGATTGGTAGGCTTGATGAGGTAGGCTCTACTACAGGGATACTCAGGTATGGGTGGGGTTGATCCTAAGTAGTATAAAATGCTTGCGAGTCTAAAAAATTGGtgaaaatggtgcaaaaagaagTTGGGTAAAAGAAGATGTGTTtggttcaaataaattttattgtggTTGGATTAAAGCAAAAGTGTCTTGGGTTGCATCAGATGTGTGTGAATAGTGGGACTGAGGATAATATTGTGATTGATGAGGTATTGGTTCAGGGTTTAGGGTGGAAAGTGTATTCCGCTCGATGTTTTCATACAATTCAAAGCATTGAAGAATCTCACTTTGGCGAATAACAAAAAACATACCTTTCACGTTTTTGTCGTCAACAAGTTGGACTACTGTAAATTTCAGCATTATGCGCCCCACTACTTGTGGGTATCAGAATGAAATATCGCATACTTGGTCTAATGGTTGAAGACAGAGCCTTTTgtggatttttcttttcaaggctTCAAATAAGAGTCCTTGCTTTGTTTGAAAGAACAACGGGTGGGAGCTTTGAAACGTATCCCCTTTATCTGTTTTGATTATTTGACCATTGTAGTGCACTAACCATTTGACATATGAGGAAGACATGTGTAATAGAGAAtgaacaaagaaagaaatgtgATAGAGGGTTTGTGTTTGCAAAGTTGGAAGAAAGTAATAAAGTAAGGAAGTGTTGTGCGGATGTGGTAAACATAGGTGGATATGAGTTCTATATATAGGGGTCCAGATTAAGGGTTTATGTCCTAGGGTTAGGGTTCGAGTTAGGGTTTGAAGCATTGGATTCCCTGATGTGAATAAATGAGGGTTTGAAGCATTGGATTCCCTGACATGAATCAATGAGGATCTGAAGCATTGTATTCCCTGATGTGAATAAATGAGGATCTAAAGCATTGGACCTGTGAGT encodes the following:
- the LOC114400311 gene encoding probable carboxylesterase 11, which gives rise to MPSVAVKLYSVFFKFLLKHRLHNRIQTTSEPSDPFGVTTRPEESVAPANPSFSDGVATKDIHIDPLTSLSIRIFLPESALTPPEPHSNPRSDPLPRSARADPVSRRSSYGPPLREEHRSSSFGGSSGVEGLNLMSDGVYRGYAPGKRGERRRLPVMLQFHGGGWVSGGSDSVANDAFCRRIAKVCDVVVVAVGYRLAPENRYPAAFEDGVKVLNWLAKQANLAECSKSMVGGKSGGHNVGGEFKKSDSHKHIVDSFGASMVEPWLAAHADPSRCVLLGASCGANIADYVARKAVEGGKLLDPVKVVAQVLMYPFFIGSVPTRSEIKLANSYFYDKAMCTLAWKLFLPEEEFSLDHPAANPLVPGRGPPLKLMPPTLTVVAEHDWMRDRAIAYSEELRKVNVDAPVLEYKDAVHEFATLDVLLKSPQAQVCAEDIAIWAKKYISLRGHEFSY